From Salvelinus sp. IW2-2015 linkage group LG18, ASM291031v2, whole genome shotgun sequence, a single genomic window includes:
- the LOC111978287 gene encoding homeobox protein koza-like, with protein sequence MALGCSSFSIKDILTRGRDARDNIPTSRGLTELCTLKLASINQDRQTESRDGSLRGPGSSTSDCSDEHNGDEMEMKHIHQGSISSSPGLEDIRNPTSEFSSEESTGEEAEHMACKKDINNKQPSLDHDKQREEEXNERESSYTTVGQSISGNKKRSRAAFTHAQVYELERRFNLQRYLSGPERAXLAGALKLTETQVKIWFQNRRYKTKRRQMAAELAACSSSTPATLAKKVAVKILVRDDQRQYRGDELHSPPALPLYLAYQYGYNPYMYCFQP encoded by the exons ATGGCGCTGGGCTGCTCCTCTTTCTCCATCAAGGACATCCTCACCCGCGGACGTGACGCACGAGACAACATTCCAACTTCACGGGGTCTGACAGAACTCTGCACGTTAAAGCTGGCCTCCATCAACCAGGACCGGCAAACCGAGAGCAGGGATGGGAGCTTGAGGGGTCCCGGTTCATCCACTTCGGATTGCAGTGACGAGCACAACGGGGATGAGATGGAGATGAAACACATCCACCAAGGAAGTATTAGTTCCTCTCCTGGTTTGGAAGACATCAGGAACCCCACGTCCGAGTTCAGTAGTGAAGAGTCCACTGGGGAGGAGGCGGAACACATGGCATGCAAAAAAG acataaacaacaaacaaccCAGTCTGGATCATGAcaaacagagggaggaagaggaKAATGAGAGGGAGAGTAGTTACACCACCGTGGGCCAATCCATATCTGGTAAYAAGAAGCGCTCCCGTGCGGCCTTCACCCACGCGCAGGTCTACGAGCTAGAGCGTCGGTTTAACTTGCAGCGCTACCTGTCCGGTCCCGAACGGGCGARCTTGGCGGGCGCCCTGAAGCTCACGGAAACCCAGGTGAAAATCTGGTTCCAGAACCGGAGATATAAGACCAAACGGCGGCAGATGGCGGCCGAACTTGCCGCTTGTAGCTCCTCGACACCAGCCACACTGGCTAAGAAAGTGGCGGTGAAGATCCTGGTTCGAGACGATCAGAGACAGTACCGAGGGGACGAGCTGCATAGTCCGCCTGCTCTGCCACTCTATCTGGCCTACCAATATGGATACAACCCCTACATGTACTGCTTCCAGCCATGA
- the nkx2.3 gene encoding homeobox protein Nkx-2.3 — protein sequence MIIMLPSPVISASTTPFSVKDILKLELQQQSQQQRLASHLGPPHECSHPVSQQHRFALQSPPSCMLAGRDRDSPSPGLLEREARMSYLGSLTVQERLMETGLAGEIFTSPGLQGHSADTSLEVEQEDIDTRVRDCEESTQVHSDLEKPPKQQRARRKPRVLFSQAQVFELERRFKQQRYLSAPEREHLANTLKLTSTQVKIWFQNRRYKCKRQRQDKNLEMAGHLHHPPPPRRVAVPVLVRDGKPCLAGSQNYNTSYTVGAASPYSYNGYPAYNNPVYTNTYSCTYSSLPALAPNTTANAFMNMGLGNLGVSQSQAQTSQGTACQGTLQGIRAW from the exons ATGATAATAATGCTTCCTAGCCCTGTTATTTCTGCCTCCACCACGCCGTTCTCAGTCAAGGACATACTGAAGCTGGAGCTTCAGCAGCAGTCTCAGCAGCAGCGGCTAGCCTCACACCTTGGGCCGCCCCACGAGTGCTCTCACCCGGTGTCGCAGCAGCACCGCTTCGCCCTCCAGTCGCCCCCGTCTTGTATGCtggctggcagagacagggacagtCCCAGCCCCGGGCTCttggagagagaggcgaggatgTCCTACCTGGGTAGTCTGACCGTGCAGGAGCGGCTGATGGAGACGGGTCTTGCCGGGGAGATATTCACTTCCCCGGGGCTACAGGGACACTCAGCCGACACCAGCCTGGAAGTTGAGCAGGAGGACATAGACACCA GAGTGAGGGACTGCGAGGAGTCCACGCAGGTGCACTCGGACTTGGAGAAACCCCCAAAACAGCAAAGGGCCCGGCGGAAACCACGGGTACTCTTTTCCCAGGCGCAGGTGTTCGAGCTCGAGCGACGCTTCAAGCAGCAGCGTTACCTATCCGCCCCGGAGAGGGAACACCTGGCCAACACTCTGAAACTGACCTCCACACAGGTCAAAATATGGTTCCAGAACAGGAGGTATAAGTGTAAACGGCAGCGGCAGGACAAGAACCTAGAGATGGCCGGACATTTACACCATCCTCCCCCGCCTAGGAGAGTGGCAGTCCCGGTGCTGGTGCGTGATGGGAAGCCCTGCCTGGCTGGATCTCAGAACTATAATACATCCTACACTGTTGGAGCGGCCAGCCCCTATAGTTATAATGGCTACCCGGCTTACAATAACCCGGTGTATACTAACACTTACTCATGCACGTACTCTAGCCTGCCTGCTCTAGCGCCCAACACTACTGCTAACgcctttatgaatatgggccttGGGAACCTGGGCGTGTCGCAATCTCAGGCCCAAACATCACAGGGAACAGCCTGCCAAGGAACTCTGCAGGGCATTCGGGCCTGGTAG